In one window of Prionailurus bengalensis isolate Pbe53 chromosome B3, Fcat_Pben_1.1_paternal_pri, whole genome shotgun sequence DNA:
- the EID1 gene encoding EP300-interacting inhibitor of differentiation 1: protein MSEMNELSELYEESNDLQMDVMLGEGDLPQMEVGSGSREPSPNASRNGAQPQLEEEGPMEEEAAQPMAEPQGERGLANRPSPGEQPGLIAGPDFESEDEGEEFDDWEDDYDYPEEEQLSGAGYRVSAALEEANKMFLRTSRAREAALDGGFQMHYEKTPFDQLAFIEELFSLMVVNRLTEELGCDEIIDRE from the coding sequence ATGTCGGAAATGAACGAGCTGTCCGAGCTGTATGAAGAGAGCAATGACCTGCAGATGGATGTGATGCTTGGCGAGGGTGACCTTCCGCAGATGGAGGTAGGCAGCGGGAGCCGGGAGCCATCCCCGAACGCCTCCCGCAACGGGGCCCAGCCACAGCTCGAGGAGGAAGGCCCAATGGAGGAGGAGGCGGCCCAGCCAATGGCGGAGCCGCAGGGGGAACGAGGCCTTGCTAACCGGCCCAGCCCTGGGGAGCAGCCAGGCCTGATCGCGGGCCCTGACTTCGAGAGCGAGGACGAGGGCGAGGAATTTGATGACTGGGAGGACGACTACGATTATCCGGAAGAGGAGCAGCTGAGTGGTGCGGGCTACAGAGTATCAGCGGCCCTTGAAGAAGCCAACAAGATGTTTCTGAGAACATCCAGAGCAAGGGAAGCAGCCCTGGATGGCGGGTTTCAAATGCATTATGAGAAGACCCCGTTTGATCAGTTGGCTTTTATCGAAGAGCTTTTTTCACTTATGGTTGTCAATCGTCTGACCGAAGAACTCGGCTGTGATGAGATTATTGATAGAGAGTAA